A single window of Jaculus jaculus isolate mJacJac1 chromosome 22, mJacJac1.mat.Y.cur, whole genome shotgun sequence DNA harbors:
- the Ldhb gene encoding L-lactate dehydrogenase B chain — protein sequence MATLKEKLIAPVAEEEATVPNNKVTVVGVGQVGMACAISILGKSLADELALVDVLEDKLKGEMMDLQHGSLFLQTPKIVADKDYSVTANSKIVVVTAGVRQQEGESRLNLVQRNVNVFKFIIPQIVKYSPDCIIIVVSNPVDILTYVTWKLSGLPKHRVIGSGCNLDSARFRYLMAEKLGIHPSSCHGWILGEHGDSSVAVWSGVNVAGVSLQELNPEMGTDNDSENWKEVHKMVVDSAYEVIKLKGYTNWAIGLSVANLIESMLKNLSRIHPVSTMVKGMYGIENEVFLSLPCILNARGLTSVINQKLKDDEVAQLKKSADTLWDIQKDLKDL from the exons ATGGCAACCCTTAAGGAAAAGCTCATCGCCCctgttgcagaagaggaggcaactGTCCCAAACAACAAGGTCACCGTAGTGGGTGTTGGACAGGTTGGCATGGCGTGCGCTATCAGCATTTTGGGAAAG TCTCTGGCTGATGAACTTGCCCTCGTGGATGTCCTGGAAGACAAGCTCAAAGGCGAGATGATGGATCTGCAGCATGGAAGCTTATTTCTTCAGACACCTAAAATTGTGGCAGATAAAG ATTACTCGGTGACAGCCAACTCAAAGATCGTGGTGGTCACCGCAGGAGTCCGTCAGCAGGAGGGGGAGAGTCGTCTCAATCTGGTGCAGAGAAACGTCAATGTCTTCAAGTTCATCATTCCTCAGATTGTCAAGTACAGCCCCGACTGCATCATCATTGTGGTTTCCAACCCAG TGGATATTCTTACCTATGTTACGTGGAAACTGAGTGGATTGCCCAAGCACCGTGTGATTGGAAGTGGGTGTAATCTGGATTCTGCTAGATTTCGCTACCTGATGGCTGAGAAACTTGGCATTCACCCCAGCAGCTGCCACGGATGGATTCTGGGGGAACACGGTGACTCCAGTG TGGCTGTGTGGAGTGGAGTGAACGTGGCTGGTGTTTCTCTCCAAGAACTGAATCCAGAAATGGGGACAGACAATGACAGTGAAAACTGGAAGGAAGTGCATAAGATGGTGGTGGACAG TGCCTACGAAGTCATCAAGCTAAAAGGATATACCAACTGGGCCATCGGGTTAAGTGTCGCCAACCTCATTGAATCCATGTTGAAGAATCTGTCTCGGATTCATCCAGTGTCGACAATGGTGAAG GGAATGTACGGCATCGAGAATGAAGTCTTCCTGAGTCTCCCCTGCATCCTCAACGCTCGGGGTCTCACCAGCGTCATCAACCAGAAGCTGAAGGACGACGAGGTCGCTCAGCTCAAGAAGAGTGCCGACACCCTGTGGGACATCCAGAAGGACCTGAAAGACCTGTGA